One region of Halohasta litchfieldiae genomic DNA includes:
- a CDS encoding bacterio-opsin activator domain-containing protein, which yields MKYSEPAPTTVLATVNRLGPPGTPMSTTEVAAEFDCPLEAVDDRLRTLVKDDFLDRKIVGNQQVWWRPPRDTQQSHSTPTSNDVDADSASQPLSMAELNPVLEVLDTVGVGIFILDSTFEVVWFNTAIEQYFGLDRQAIIGRNKRNVIREEIRGTVANPDRFAETVLTTYNDNTFSEQFECRITASDGRGERWLEHRSAPIKSGVYEEGRIELYDDITDRKRHEQALRHQHEQLAELNSINKVIQNITTAVIEQSTRGEIETIVCDRLTDVDNYEFAWIGEVDTQSQAIRPRAEGGVEGYLEDVSLSANPNNPGGHGPAGTAIRTQEMQVTQDVLSNPEFEPWHEYAEHYGYRSVAVVPIVYAGSCYGLLGIYAANPHAFDNEVCPVVAQLGEIMGHAIAATERKQALMSPEITEIQFLVPDLLSDMSIDSDHDGTITLDRVVPLGDDVFLEYGTVDTDVVETLEAIVGKHPHLELVTLSEQDDETLSFVIKLLEPPITSVIATYGGYLQQMNIKDGSLQMTIHLPTTVPARRIIDRIQQQYPTVELLSRRQRSRSTESPERVELTSDLTDRQRAVIETSVRSGYFEWPRNVSGEELATLFGVTPPTFHQHLRLGQKKIFESLFLLPPFDGDGR from the coding sequence ATGAAATATTCCGAGCCTGCCCCGACGACTGTGCTTGCGACAGTCAATAGGCTTGGCCCACCTGGCACACCGATGTCGACCACAGAGGTTGCTGCTGAGTTCGACTGCCCACTAGAGGCTGTCGACGACAGACTGAGAACACTTGTCAAGGATGATTTCCTAGACCGGAAAATTGTTGGGAATCAACAAGTATGGTGGCGACCACCTCGTGACACGCAGCAGTCACACAGCACACCCACATCCAACGATGTCGACGCTGACAGTGCGTCTCAACCACTGTCAATGGCCGAACTGAATCCGGTGTTGGAAGTTCTGGATACGGTCGGTGTCGGTATCTTCATCTTGGATTCCACGTTCGAGGTTGTGTGGTTCAACACAGCCATTGAGCAGTACTTCGGTCTTGACCGCCAGGCAATCATTGGACGCAACAAACGGAACGTTATCCGCGAGGAGATTCGAGGGACTGTTGCCAATCCGGATCGGTTTGCGGAGACTGTCTTGACTACCTACAACGATAATACGTTTTCCGAGCAATTTGAATGTCGAATCACCGCATCTGATGGACGTGGGGAACGTTGGCTGGAGCACCGCAGTGCCCCAATCAAGTCGGGTGTGTATGAAGAGGGTCGGATCGAACTCTACGACGACATCACTGACCGCAAGCGACACGAACAGGCACTCCGCCATCAGCACGAACAGCTTGCTGAATTAAATAGTATCAACAAGGTAATTCAGAACATAACCACCGCGGTGATCGAGCAGTCGACTCGCGGAGAGATCGAGACAATCGTCTGTGATCGTCTCACCGATGTAGATAACTACGAGTTCGCCTGGATCGGCGAGGTCGACACCCAATCCCAGGCGATACGCCCCCGAGCCGAAGGCGGGGTTGAGGGCTATCTCGAAGACGTCTCACTCTCGGCAAACCCGAACAACCCCGGCGGGCATGGTCCTGCCGGAACTGCCATTCGGACCCAAGAGATGCAAGTCACACAGGACGTGCTGTCCAATCCGGAGTTCGAACCGTGGCACGAGTACGCCGAGCACTACGGCTATCGGTCGGTGGCTGTGGTCCCGATTGTCTACGCCGGCAGTTGCTATGGACTGCTTGGAATCTATGCTGCGAACCCACACGCCTTCGACAATGAGGTGTGTCCAGTGGTTGCACAACTTGGCGAGATTATGGGCCACGCGATTGCTGCAACTGAGCGCAAGCAGGCACTCATGAGTCCCGAGATTACAGAAATCCAATTTCTGGTGCCCGATCTCCTCAGCGACATGAGTATCGATTCAGATCACGACGGCACGATCACGCTCGACCGAGTGGTCCCTCTCGGTGACGATGTGTTTCTCGAATACGGGACTGTCGATACAGACGTAGTCGAGACTCTAGAAGCAATAGTTGGCAAGCATCCACATCTGGAACTGGTGACGCTCAGTGAGCAGGACGATGAAACCTTATCGTTTGTAATCAAGCTTTTGGAGCCACCAATCACCTCGGTTATTGCGACCTACGGCGGCTATCTACAGCAGATGAATATCAAGGATGGATCACTTCAGATGACGATCCACCTTCCGACCACCGTCCCCGCCCGTCGAATCATTGATCGAATCCAACAGCAATACCCGACTGTCGAACTCCTCTCACGTCGACAACGATCACGGAGTACAGAGTCCCCCGAACGGGTCGAACTCACGAGCGACTTGACTGACCGGCAACGGGCTGTAATTGAGACGTCGGTCCGCTCGGGCTATTTTGAGTGGCCTCGTAATGTATCTGGTGAGGAGTTGGCAACACTGTTCGGCGTAACACCGCCGACATTCCATCAGCACCTCCGCTTGGGCCAAAAGAAAATATTTGAATCACTGTTCCTGTTGCCACCATTCGACGGAGACGGCAGGTAG
- a CDS encoding ArdC-like ssDNA-binding domain-containing protein, protein MATTGDSSVSFNQIEHDEMHSSIEHRIVELVDHVDDAQESKEFQEWLDVQSRFHDYSHRNTLLIKLQCPEATRVAGYHTWRNDFERHVQKGEQAIWIWAPIISKRCPKCKNAPSYHDQIDCEYDETPTGEWSKGLVGFRPTTVFDVSQTEGEPLPVLETAATGNAGDLVLRLTEVGEDLGVTVRIVEAEEWEYGEAMGVCKYRCIHSFHPVVEVKARSNQADLAVTLIHEYAHALLHFDVDSEPERAKREVEAEAVAYIVGRFFELDTSGSAFYLAAWENENSEVIQDRLGRISSTAQEIIEALED, encoded by the coding sequence ATAGCTACGACCGGTGACTCGTCGGTCTCCTTCAATCAGATCGAACACGATGAGATGCACAGTTCGATTGAACACCGGATCGTCGAGCTCGTCGACCACGTCGATGATGCCCAAGAGAGCAAGGAGTTCCAAGAGTGGCTCGATGTCCAGAGTCGCTTCCATGACTACTCACATCGAAATACGCTGTTGATCAAGCTCCAGTGTCCTGAGGCAACGAGGGTTGCAGGCTATCACACCTGGCGAAACGACTTCGAGAGGCATGTCCAAAAGGGCGAGCAGGCGATCTGGATTTGGGCTCCGATCATCTCCAAGCGCTGTCCCAAGTGCAAGAATGCACCCAGCTACCACGATCAGATCGACTGTGAGTACGACGAGACCCCTACAGGAGAGTGGTCGAAAGGGCTTGTCGGGTTCAGACCTACGACTGTCTTCGATGTCTCTCAAACCGAGGGTGAGCCCCTTCCCGTGTTAGAGACCGCGGCCACAGGGAACGCTGGCGATCTTGTGTTGAGGCTTACGGAGGTAGGCGAAGATCTCGGTGTGACTGTTCGCATTGTTGAGGCCGAGGAGTGGGAGTATGGAGAGGCGATGGGCGTCTGCAAGTACCGATGTATCCATTCGTTTCACCCTGTTGTGGAGGTAAAGGCCCGATCCAATCAGGCCGATCTCGCCGTGACGTTGATTCACGAGTATGCCCATGCACTGTTGCATTTCGATGTCGACAGTGAACCCGAGCGAGCAAAACGTGAGGTCGAAGCTGAGGCCGTTGCCTACATTGTCGGTCGATTTTTCGAATTGGATACGAGTGGTTCTGCATTCTACTTGGCAGCGTGGGAAAACGAGAATTCGGAGGTGATCCAGGATCGCCTTGGTCGGATTAGCTCAACTGCTCAGGAGATCATCGAGGCTCTCGAAGACTAA
- a CDS encoding transposase, whose translation MATETLALFEHLEFDFLEEFDVFAPARRGRTRDHHPPALFRAFLHCYYKNVYGIRPVTRELQNTVVWLSCGFDRPPSRDAVDRFLTDLEHVVDEVFDRLVEQAACRGLLDLTYSIDSTDVRTMPADQDASKGYDPTAEEYYHGYGCTIVSTGQKIPIAAEFTESKQAPEETAMRVTCDALAVEKPIWMLGDSAYDTLGWHDHLLAAGVVPVAPYNARNTDDPKDIEYRVEARIDEHSEDVQLKQSTLDETYNRRSGVERTNDAVKDCGLGHVRARGRVHARAQVFLALCLRLVIAITNDERGDNPGSTVITL comes from the coding sequence ATGGCGACCGAGACGCTCGCGTTGTTCGAGCATCTTGAGTTCGACTTTCTCGAAGAATTCGATGTGTTCGCCCCCGCTCGCCGGGGGCGAACACGAGATCATCACCCACCAGCACTCTTCCGAGCGTTCCTGCACTGCTACTACAAGAACGTCTACGGCATCCGTCCAGTCACGCGAGAACTCCAGAACACGGTCGTCTGGCTCAGCTGTGGCTTCGATCGACCGCCGTCGAGAGACGCGGTCGATCGCTTCCTCACCGACCTCGAACACGTCGTCGACGAGGTCTTCGACCGCCTCGTCGAGCAGGCCGCCTGCCGCGGCCTGCTCGACTTGACCTACTCCATCGATTCCACCGACGTGAGGACGATGCCCGCCGACCAAGACGCGTCGAAAGGCTACGATCCAACCGCCGAAGAGTACTACCACGGCTACGGCTGTACGATCGTCTCGACCGGGCAAAAGATCCCGATTGCCGCGGAGTTCACCGAGAGCAAGCAAGCGCCAGAGGAGACGGCGATGCGCGTCACGTGTGACGCGCTCGCCGTCGAGAAACCGATCTGGATGCTTGGAGACAGCGCCTACGACACGCTCGGCTGGCACGACCACCTGCTGGCCGCAGGGGTCGTGCCAGTCGCTCCGTACAACGCACGAAACACCGACGATCCGAAAGACATCGAGTACAGGGTCGAAGCCCGCATCGACGAACACAGCGAGGACGTTCAGCTGAAGCAATCGACGCTAGACGAGACGTACAACCGCCGGAGTGGAGTCGAACGAACCAACGACGCCGTCAAGGACTGCGGCCTCGGGCACGTTCGCGCCCGAGGCCGCGTCCACGCACGAGCACAAGTGTTCCTCGCGCTGTGCCTTCGTCTCGTTATTGCGATCACCAACGACGAACGCGGAGACAATCCAGGAAGCACCGTCATCACGCTATGA
- the ppsA gene encoding phosphoenolpyruvate synthase yields the protein MLVAWLSAVSASDVNIVGGKAASLGELSSHNLPIPTGFTVTADAYRHFIESTEIADELFDAVDIDIEDSRALAEAERRARQLILEAPWPDETRSEILSAFEDLGSDSIVAVRSSATAEDLPDASFAGQQETFLNVSESDLLDRIKRCWASLFTQRAIYYREEQGFAHHDVDIAVVVQRMVDADKSGVMFTSHPSTGENQMTVEAAWGLGEAVVSGAVSPDHYTYDRQDDTVESVAVSTKKTMHVKDPKTGETLEKSVPAEKRNERVLSDVEVDSLSDIGELVEDHYGQPQDVEWAINDGEIYLLQSRPITTISDESGADDRRSETTEDDTSVLVDGLGASPGTVSGTARIVGSLDQLDKVNEGDIIVSETTTPDMMPAMKRASAIVTDEGGMTSHAAIVSRELGVVAITGCENATDTLTDDQFITVDGDRGVVSDSQGETTMEPEEEPAPTSPSSQPKPMTGTEIKTNISIPAAAERAAGTGADGVGLLRMEHMVISTSKTPEQYVADHGANAFVNMLADDMRTVAEAFYPRSVRIRTLDAPTDEFRQLEGGEDEPIEHNPMLGYRGLRRSLDSPELFTHQLQAFEKLYEMGYDNVELMFPLVNDANDVTRARSLMEKADIDPEKHDWGVMIETPASALCATEICEAGVDFVSFGTNDLTQYTLAVDRNNETVADRYDALHPAVLRLIRETIEICREYDVSTSICGQAASDPNMIQELINAGITSISVNLDAVHDAQQKAARVEQELILESVRE from the coding sequence ATGTTAGTAGCATGGCTGAGCGCGGTCAGCGCCAGTGACGTAAACATCGTAGGTGGCAAAGCGGCGTCCCTGGGCGAGTTATCGTCACACAACTTGCCGATCCCCACGGGATTCACAGTCACCGCCGACGCTTACCGGCATTTCATTGAGAGTACTGAGATCGCCGACGAGCTTTTCGACGCGGTCGATATCGACATCGAGGACTCACGGGCACTTGCTGAAGCCGAACGGCGCGCTCGGCAACTTATCCTCGAAGCACCGTGGCCCGACGAAACCCGATCGGAGATTCTCAGCGCGTTCGAGGATCTCGGATCGGACTCGATCGTCGCCGTTCGTTCGTCGGCTACGGCGGAGGATCTCCCGGACGCATCGTTCGCTGGCCAGCAGGAGACGTTTCTCAACGTTTCGGAGAGCGACCTGTTGGATCGGATCAAGCGCTGCTGGGCATCTCTGTTCACCCAACGAGCAATCTACTACCGGGAAGAACAGGGGTTTGCACACCACGACGTCGACATCGCGGTGGTCGTCCAGCGAATGGTCGACGCCGACAAGTCGGGCGTGATGTTCACCAGCCACCCGTCGACGGGTGAAAACCAGATGACCGTCGAGGCCGCCTGGGGACTCGGCGAAGCCGTCGTCTCGGGAGCCGTCTCACCCGACCACTACACATACGACCGCCAGGACGATACCGTCGAATCGGTGGCCGTCTCAACGAAAAAGACGATGCACGTCAAGGATCCGAAAACCGGCGAAACACTGGAGAAGTCGGTTCCAGCCGAGAAGCGAAACGAGCGTGTGCTTTCGGACGTGGAAGTGGACTCCTTGAGCGATATCGGCGAACTCGTTGAGGACCACTACGGACAGCCCCAAGACGTGGAGTGGGCGATCAATGACGGAGAGATCTACCTCCTCCAGTCCCGTCCGATAACGACTATTTCCGACGAATCGGGTGCTGACGACAGGCGAAGTGAGACCACCGAGGACGATACGTCAGTGCTGGTCGACGGGTTGGGTGCGAGTCCAGGCACAGTTTCGGGGACGGCTCGAATCGTGGGCTCGCTCGATCAACTCGACAAGGTGAATGAGGGCGATATTATCGTCTCCGAGACGACGACGCCCGATATGATGCCAGCGATGAAGCGGGCGAGTGCGATCGTCACCGACGAAGGTGGCATGACGAGTCACGCTGCCATTGTCTCGCGGGAACTGGGTGTCGTAGCGATCACTGGCTGTGAAAACGCCACTGACACACTCACCGACGACCAGTTTATCACCGTCGATGGGGACCGCGGAGTCGTGAGTGACTCTCAAGGAGAGACCACCATGGAACCCGAAGAGGAGCCCGCGCCGACCAGCCCCAGCAGCCAGCCGAAGCCCATGACGGGGACCGAGATCAAAACCAACATCTCGATCCCTGCGGCTGCGGAGCGTGCGGCCGGTACCGGTGCGGACGGTGTCGGTCTCCTTCGGATGGAACACATGGTGATCTCGACGAGCAAGACCCCCGAGCAGTACGTTGCCGATCACGGTGCCAACGCGTTCGTCAACATGCTGGCTGACGATATGCGGACCGTCGCCGAGGCGTTTTATCCCCGATCAGTCCGCATCCGGACACTCGACGCGCCGACCGATGAGTTCCGCCAGCTCGAAGGCGGTGAGGACGAACCGATCGAGCACAATCCAATGCTCGGCTATCGCGGGCTCAGACGCTCACTGGATAGCCCCGAACTCTTTACACACCAGTTGCAGGCCTTCGAGAAACTGTACGAGATGGGCTACGACAACGTCGAACTCATGTTCCCGCTAGTAAACGATGCGAACGACGTCACCCGTGCCCGTTCCCTTATGGAAAAGGCGGATATCGATCCAGAAAAGCATGATTGGGGTGTGATGATCGAGACCCCTGCGAGCGCGCTGTGTGCGACAGAAATCTGTGAGGCAGGCGTGGATTTCGTCTCGTTCGGTACGAATGACCTCACGCAGTACACGTTGGCCGTTGACCGCAACAACGAGACTGTTGCCGATCGATACGACGCGTTGCACCCCGCGGTGTTGCGACTGATCCGAGAGACGATCGAAATCTGCCGGGAATACGACGTCTCGACGAGCATCTGTGGCCAGGCAGCTTCGGATCCGAACATGATCCAGGAGTTGATCAACGCCGGCATCACGTCGATCAGTGTCAACCTTGATGCCGTACACGACGCTCAGCAGAAAGCTGCACGTGTCGAACAGGAACTCATCCTCGAATCCGTTCGCGAGTGA
- a CDS encoding molybdopterin-dependent oxidoreductase produces the protein MLAYEMNDGDLPVAHGAPYRLRIESQLGYKMAKWVNRIEFVENFEDIGKDKDGWRDDVLNYYPNSADI, from the coding sequence ATTCTGGCCTACGAGATGAACGACGGCGATCTGCCGGTGGCCCACGGCGCGCCCTACCGGCTCCGGATCGAAAGCCAACTGGGCTACAAGATGGCCAAATGGGTCAATCGAATCGAGTTCGTCGAGAACTTTGAGGACATCGGTAAAGACAAGGATGGCTGGCGTGACGACGTGCTGAACTACTACCCCAACAGCGCCGACATCTGA
- a CDS encoding cbb3-type cytochrome c oxidase subunit I, producing MPFGSVFRHSPLLFILGSSFWNFVGGGVLGFFINIPVINYFEHGTYLTVAHAHAATFGTFGLLALGLCTHILRVVSPEVAWEPGWFQATFWLTNIGLVVMTVASLLPLGFSQLRTVYAEGYDAARSPEFYERPRNKRLLWARSLGDVPMILGATTFALGAIRHLLAARNDAEKLPA from the coding sequence ATGCCATTTGGATCCGTTTTCAGACACAGCCCGCTGCTGTTTATTCTCGGCAGTAGCTTCTGGAACTTCGTCGGTGGTGGGGTGCTTGGCTTCTTCATCAACATCCCCGTCATCAACTACTTCGAACACGGCACCTACCTGACGGTAGCCCACGCGCACGCGGCAACGTTTGGCACATTCGGACTGCTCGCACTTGGGCTCTGTACGCACATCCTCCGTGTCGTTTCACCGGAAGTCGCGTGGGAACCTGGTTGGTTCCAAGCAACGTTCTGGTTGACGAATATCGGTCTCGTCGTCATGACGGTCGCGTCGTTACTGCCGCTGGGATTCAGCCAGCTTCGCACGGTGTATGCGGAAGGATACGACGCCGCGCGGAGTCCGGAGTTCTACGAGCGGCCGCGGAACAAACGGTTACTCTGGGCCCGGAGTCTCGGCGATGTCCCTATGATTCTCGGAGCGACGACGTTCGCTCTCGGTGCTATCAGACACCTCCTCGCCGCACGAAACGATGCAGAAAAGCTTCCGGCTTGA
- a CDS encoding tellurite resistance/C4-dicarboxylate transporter family protein: MTNTRESLTGSLADSDAVTVVDEWNTLYFAFVMATGIVSIATHELGFTRIGWGLFGLNVVAYLLISGLTLARIGHIPSVALHDLQSYDRGMVSFTMIAGTCVLGSQFVIFGVSTTVATGLLVVGSLLWVLLIYRVFFALTITTTDEPIAHGIDGSWFLVVVATQSVAVLAGLLAPLSQSTESLLLVAVGLYSIGGMFYLILITLVFYRMTFYAFDPRSATPPYWINMGAVAITTLAGAILLETTDQWLFLADIEPFLTGFTFFFWATATWWIPLLIILGVWRHTVGGIALPHTLEGYRPRYWGMVFPLGMYTESSLRLGTVTDLTVLTDIPELFVYVALIAWVGVSVGLVRRLVDIV; encoded by the coding sequence ATGACCAATACACGAGAATCTCTGACTGGTTCGCTCGCCGACAGTGACGCAGTCACGGTAGTAGACGAGTGGAACACGCTGTATTTCGCGTTTGTGATGGCGACCGGTATCGTCTCGATCGCCACCCATGAACTAGGATTCACACGGATTGGTTGGGGACTATTCGGCCTCAACGTGGTCGCTTACCTCCTCATCAGTGGATTAACCCTTGCAAGGATCGGCCATATTCCGTCGGTCGCACTGCATGATCTCCAGTCGTACGACCGTGGAATGGTCTCGTTTACGATGATCGCCGGAACTTGTGTCCTCGGCAGCCAGTTCGTCATTTTTGGGGTGTCAACGACGGTCGCAACAGGCCTGCTTGTAGTGGGGAGTCTGCTGTGGGTGCTGCTCATTTATCGTGTCTTTTTCGCCTTGACGATCACTACAACCGATGAACCGATCGCCCACGGCATCGACGGCAGTTGGTTCCTCGTAGTGGTTGCCACCCAATCAGTGGCGGTATTGGCCGGGCTACTCGCGCCCCTTTCTCAGTCGACCGAGTCGCTGCTGTTGGTCGCGGTCGGTCTCTACTCGATCGGCGGTATGTTCTATCTGATCCTCATCACGCTGGTGTTTTACCGGATGACGTTCTACGCGTTTGATCCGCGGTCGGCGACACCGCCGTACTGGATCAATATGGGGGCGGTGGCGATCACGACGCTCGCGGGGGCAATCCTGCTCGAAACGACCGATCAATGGCTGTTTCTGGCCGATATCGAACCGTTTCTGACCGGTTTCACCTTCTTTTTTTGGGCAACAGCGACGTGGTGGATTCCACTGCTGATCATACTCGGTGTGTGGCGACATACGGTCGGCGGGATCGCACTGCCGCACACTCTTGAGGGGTACAGACCACGCTACTGGGGGATGGTCTTCCCGCTGGGAATGTACACTGAAAGTAGCCTCCGACTGGGCACGGTCACCGATCTCACTGTTCTCACTGATATTCCGGAGCTGTTCGTCTATGTCGCGCTCATCGCGTGGGTTGGTGTTAGCGTCGGTCTTGTTCGTCGACTGGTCGACATCGTGTGA
- a CDS encoding tyrosine-type recombinase/integrase has translation MDSTQRDATPGAEPLEDAVDEFLQRGSKSGNYKSNLEYVLGHWVDWAGGRGETTLADIDKATMAEYAGYLRQRVNARQSTETDDTSGITASTAWAYYDNVSAFLDHCLKWDKITENPAQKEISKDELPERPSANSSNQQFWSPTERRALLDHVDRVASEAIDEKGTGAVVELRDKALVYVIAFTGARGGEILADSRDDRRNGIRWSDVDIENNQIDILGKNQQRESVQLPGQTHRPLEQLKRAVDPTSDDWPVFISHHAPSMYRVLPDEFERPDDDERSLLDHCRTLGVVPPALSTNGARSILKRLCRDGEIEVDGDRDYLTLHGARRGVGEKLYRERGAAAAQRTLRHADPKTTSQMYSHIETSETAENVTEVFGDER, from the coding sequence ATGGATTCCACTCAGCGAGACGCTACTCCGGGGGCAGAGCCCCTCGAAGACGCCGTCGACGAGTTCCTACAGCGTGGCTCGAAGTCCGGCAACTACAAATCAAACTTAGAGTACGTGCTGGGCCACTGGGTCGACTGGGCGGGTGGCCGTGGCGAGACCACACTGGCCGACATCGACAAAGCAACGATGGCCGAGTACGCTGGCTACCTCCGGCAACGGGTCAACGCCCGGCAGTCGACCGAGACCGACGACACCAGCGGAATCACGGCCTCAACAGCGTGGGCCTACTACGATAACGTCTCGGCGTTCCTCGATCACTGTCTCAAGTGGGACAAGATCACCGAGAACCCAGCCCAAAAGGAGATCTCCAAAGACGAGCTGCCCGAACGACCCTCCGCGAACAGCAGCAACCAGCAGTTCTGGTCGCCGACCGAGCGGCGGGCGCTGCTCGATCACGTCGACCGGGTGGCCTCTGAGGCCATCGACGAGAAAGGCACTGGCGCGGTCGTCGAACTCCGAGACAAGGCGCTGGTGTATGTCATCGCCTTCACGGGCGCACGCGGGGGCGAGATATTAGCGGACTCTCGGGACGACCGACGCAACGGCATTCGATGGTCGGACGTCGATATCGAGAACAACCAGATCGACATCCTCGGCAAGAACCAACAGCGCGAGTCCGTCCAACTGCCCGGCCAGACGCATCGACCACTCGAACAGCTCAAACGCGCCGTCGACCCAACCAGCGACGACTGGCCGGTGTTTATCTCCCATCATGCGCCGTCGATGTACCGCGTGCTGCCCGATGAGTTCGAACGCCCGGATGACGACGAGCGAAGCCTGCTCGACCACTGTCGAACCCTTGGGGTTGTGCCGCCAGCATTGTCTACAAACGGCGCTCGAAGCATCTTGAAACGACTGTGCCGGGATGGCGAGATCGAGGTCGACGGTGATCGCGACTACCTCACACTACACGGCGCACGGCGTGGCGTCGGCGAGAAACTGTATCGAGAACGTGGGGCCGCCGCTGCTCAACGGACCCTCCGGCACGCCGATCCGAAGACGACCTCTCAGATGTACTCGCATATCGAGACGAGCGAGACCGCCGAGAACGTGACCGAAGTATTCGGCGACGAGCGGTAG
- a CDS encoding Cdc6/Cdc18 family protein, producing the protein MGGSDSIFADDVELIKNAEVLEEDYTPETILCRDAALDDFTDVLKPIYKGRPPQNAFLYGDTGVGKTAATKHLRDKLVDDLETKNADLPADEQVTLNVIWINCENFTTGDHKTSSYQVAVGIVNRLRDKGNRITGTGYAPQDVYDIMYSELDDLDGTVLIVLDEVDKIGKDDTLLYELPRSRDMGYLETVRVGVIGISNDYTFRKNLSPKVKDSLCETEIKFPPYDAVELRQILQSRAELALYDDAYTDETIQLVSALAYQEASGSARRAIRLLRGSAEIAEGEGVEQIAETHVRQADKKIEYGNIVESIADQDDEKLYILKALAHLDLVDKTPARTRTIHRAYSRVVRAYNEDSGSEPLTQRGMFNHLSKLVMFGFVHTIDRNKGAGGGQWNEHEFSDDVDPAKVKEAYDERGLDWKRIKTRGVDK; encoded by the coding sequence ATGGGTGGTTCTGATTCGATCTTCGCCGATGATGTCGAGCTCATCAAAAACGCCGAAGTACTCGAAGAAGACTACACACCCGAGACAATCCTCTGCCGAGACGCCGCCCTCGATGATTTTACAGACGTACTCAAACCAATCTACAAGGGCCGACCGCCACAGAACGCCTTTCTGTATGGCGATACCGGTGTCGGGAAGACAGCCGCGACGAAACACCTCCGCGACAAACTCGTCGACGATCTCGAAACAAAGAACGCCGATCTCCCTGCCGACGAACAAGTCACGCTGAACGTTATTTGGATCAACTGCGAGAATTTCACGACTGGCGACCACAAAACCTCGTCTTATCAGGTTGCGGTCGGCATCGTCAATCGGCTCCGAGACAAGGGCAACCGGATCACTGGCACCGGATACGCCCCACAGGACGTATACGATATCATGTACTCGGAACTCGATGACCTCGACGGGACGGTGTTGATCGTCCTCGACGAGGTCGACAAGATCGGCAAGGACGACACACTGTTGTACGAACTGCCGCGGTCGCGTGATATGGGGTATCTCGAAACGGTCCGCGTTGGCGTCATTGGGATTAGCAACGACTACACGTTCCGAAAGAATCTCTCACCGAAGGTCAAAGACAGCCTCTGTGAAACCGAGATTAAATTCCCACCATATGACGCCGTAGAACTCCGACAGATCCTCCAGAGCCGAGCCGAACTCGCATTGTACGATGATGCCTACACCGACGAGACGATCCAACTTGTCTCGGCGCTCGCCTACCAGGAAGCCTCTGGGAGTGCTCGCCGTGCGATTCGCCTCCTCCGCGGGTCCGCAGAGATCGCGGAGGGTGAAGGTGTCGAGCAGATAGCCGAGACACACGTTCGACAGGCCGACAAGAAGATTGAGTACGGGAATATCGTCGAATCAATCGCTGATCAGGACGACGAAAAACTCTATATTCTCAAAGCTCTCGCCCATCTCGACCTCGTCGACAAAACGCCAGCTCGAACGCGGACGATCCACCGGGCCTACTCGCGAGTCGTTCGGGCCTACAACGAAGACAGCGGCAGTGAGCCACTGACTCAACGCGGGATGTTCAACCATCTCTCAAAACTCGTTATGTTCGGATTCGTCCATACCATCGACCGCAACAAGGGTGCAGGCGGCGGCCAGTGGAACGAACACGAGTTTAGCGACGACGTCGACCCAGCGAAGGTCAAAGAAGCCTACGACGAACGTGGGCTCGATTGGAAGCGAATCAAGACACGCGGTGTCGACAAATAA